The proteins below are encoded in one region of Oncorhynchus kisutch isolate 150728-3 linkage group LG14, Okis_V2, whole genome shotgun sequence:
- the LOC109903279 gene encoding uncharacterized protein C14orf132, translating to MDLSFMAAQIPVMTGAFMDSSPNDNYSADHSLFNSSASVHAASAAASAQAQQDDQSSSSDAIWLWIAIIATIGNIVVVGVVYAFTF from the coding sequence atcCCAGTCATGACAGGGGCCTTCATGGACTCCTCACCCAATGATAACTACAGTGCCGACCACTCGCTCTTCAACTCCTCGGCCAGCGTCCACGCTGCCTCTGCGGCTGCCTCAGCCCAGGCCCAGCAGGATGACCAGTCCTCGTCCAGTGATGCCATCTGGCTCTGGATTGCCATCATCGCTACTATCGGCAACATTGTGGTGGTGGGAGTGGTCTACGCATTCACCTTCTGA